Proteins encoded within one genomic window of uncultured Sphingopyxis sp.:
- a CDS encoding 2'-5' RNA ligase family protein, which translates to MAKPPPEVQAVIAALPRNDPGRGPDLLHVTLISLYDLHYAPPEWLPATIAALDGFAAPPFPLRFDRQENHKAVTLRTREPLAEARAFQKALVDHLLREKAPIMDGTTPEPHITINYRGDRLGSQTFGALKLPPIEWTVRDILLMESVVGKTTHIEHGRWALTPPGD; encoded by the coding sequence ATGGCCAAGCCGCCGCCGGAGGTGCAAGCGGTGATCGCCGCACTGCCGCGCAACGACCCCGGACGCGGCCCCGACCTGCTCCATGTCACGCTGATCTCGCTCTACGACCTCCATTATGCCCCGCCCGAGTGGCTGCCCGCGACCATCGCCGCGCTGGACGGCTTCGCCGCACCGCCCTTCCCGCTCCGCTTCGACAGACAAGAGAACCACAAGGCGGTGACGCTGCGCACGCGCGAACCGCTGGCCGAGGCGCGGGCGTTCCAGAAGGCGCTGGTCGACCATCTGCTGCGCGAGAAGGCGCCGATCATGGACGGCACCACCCCCGAACCGCATATCACGATCAACTATCGCGGCGACCGGCTGGGTTCGCAGACGTTCGGCGCGCTGAAACTGCCGCCGATCGAATGGACGGTGCGGGACATATTGCTGATGGAAAGCGTTGTCGGAAAGACGACGCATATCGAGCACGGCCGCTGGGCGCTGACGCCGCCCGGCGACTGA
- a CDS encoding N-acetyltransferase, which yields MGRRSSPTTAPHSRPGCRRGSSPTARSWARSWTNRPPRTARPNSTRSSTRWTVFHPADPVWYLPLIAADPAHQGRGLGTALMEAAIAVIDADGRPAYLESSNPRNIPLYRRFGFESIGEIRTRTSPVLTPMLRPGRG from the coding sequence ATGGGACGGCGTTCGTCGCCGACGACGGCGCCGCACTCGCGACCTGGCTGCCGCCGGGGGTCCAGCCCGACGGCGAGGTCATGGGCGCGATCATGGACGAACAGACCCCCGCGCACCGCAAGGCCGAACTCGACGCGCTCGTCGACCAGATGGACCGTTTTCCACCCGGCCGACCCGGTCTGGTACCTGCCGCTGATCGCCGCCGATCCCGCGCATCAGGGCCGCGGGCTCGGCACCGCGCTGATGGAGGCGGCGATCGCGGTGATCGACGCCGACGGCCGCCCCGCCTATCTCGAAAGCTCGAACCCGCGCAACATCCCGCTCTACCGCCGCTTCGGCTTCGAAAGCATCGGCGAGATCCGCACCCGAACTTCGCCGGTCCTGACCCCGATGTTGCGGCCGGGGCGGGGGTAG